One genomic segment of Luteimonas galliterrae includes these proteins:
- a CDS encoding amino acid permease, whose amino-acid sequence MLFWRVKPLDQILATAEKKSLKRQLGAFQLTMLGIGAIIGTGIFVLTAEAGQKAGPAMMLAFVIAAVVCGLAALAYAELASMVPVSGSAYTYTYGVLGEGLAWAVGWALVLEYAVAACAVSVGWSGYMNGLLISIGYPLPEFLRTGPRDGGTFNLLAFCIALLVTILLVLGTSKSAKVNAVLVLIKVAALTAFIIIAVPAAQDPNFEPFFPTGWGSPLGGIGVLGAAASIFFAYVGFDAVSTAAEETKNPNRNIPIGLIASLGVCTIFYLLVGYGAVGSIGSQPMLDANGMAFHPGSPELAAACKGSEALVCSKEPLAHVLRMLGFASWGNMIGLAAALALPSVILMMIYGQTRIFFTMSRDGLLPAVLSKVHPRFHTPYVVTIITGLFVAGFAAWFPVGVLADISNSGTLFAFVMVAFAVMVLRKQQPDRPRPFRTPMVWLVCPLAIAGCLLLFLNLSMYTLSLFFGWAVIGMIVYALYGYRKSDLAPGRSPPADKPVLEPHPTFHEGPDPGP is encoded by the coding sequence ATGCTTTTTTGGCGCGTCAAGCCGCTCGATCAGATCCTCGCTACAGCCGAAAAGAAATCGCTCAAACGCCAGCTGGGCGCCTTCCAACTGACCATGCTGGGCATCGGCGCGATCATCGGCACCGGTATCTTCGTCTTGACCGCCGAAGCGGGCCAGAAAGCCGGCCCCGCGATGATGTTGGCCTTCGTGATCGCAGCGGTGGTCTGCGGACTCGCCGCGCTGGCTTATGCCGAACTGGCCTCGATGGTGCCGGTGTCCGGCTCCGCCTACACCTACACCTACGGCGTGCTCGGCGAAGGCCTGGCTTGGGCCGTCGGTTGGGCGCTGGTGCTCGAATATGCGGTCGCAGCCTGCGCTGTCTCGGTCGGCTGGTCCGGCTACATGAACGGGCTGCTGATCAGCATCGGTTATCCCTTGCCTGAATTCCTCCGCACCGGCCCCAGAGACGGCGGCACCTTCAACCTGCTCGCGTTCTGCATCGCATTGCTGGTGACGATATTGCTGGTGCTCGGCACCTCCAAGTCGGCCAAGGTCAATGCCGTGCTGGTGCTGATCAAGGTCGCGGCGCTCACCGCATTCATCATCATCGCCGTCCCCGCCGCGCAGGATCCGAACTTCGAGCCCTTCTTCCCGACCGGCTGGGGCAGCCCGCTCGGCGGCATCGGCGTGCTCGGTGCGGCGGCGTCGATCTTCTTCGCCTACGTCGGCTTCGACGCGGTCTCGACCGCCGCGGAAGAAACCAAGAACCCGAACCGCAACATCCCGATCGGCCTGATCGCCTCGCTCGGCGTCTGCACCATTTTCTACCTGCTGGTGGGCTATGGCGCCGTCGGCTCGATCGGTTCGCAGCCGATGCTCGATGCCAACGGCATGGCCTTCCATCCCGGCAGTCCGGAACTGGCTGCGGCCTGCAAAGGCAGCGAAGCGCTGGTCTGCAGCAAGGAGCCGCTGGCGCACGTGCTGCGCATGCTCGGTTTCGCCAGCTGGGGCAACATGATCGGCCTGGCTGCCGCGCTGGCACTGCCTTCGGTCATCCTGATGATGATCTACGGCCAGACCCGCATCTTCTTCACCATGTCGCGCGACGGCCTGCTGCCGGCCGTGCTGTCGAAGGTGCATCCGCGCTTCCACACGCCGTACGTGGTGACCATTATCACCGGCCTGTTCGTCGCCGGCTTCGCCGCCTGGTTCCCGGTCGGCGTGCTCGCCGACATCTCCAACTCGGGCACGCTGTTCGCGTTCGTGATGGTGGCGTTCGCGGTGATGGTCCTGCGCAAGCAGCAGCCCGACCGCCCGCGTCCGTTCCGCACGCCGATGGTATGGCTGGTCTGCCCGCTGGCGATCGCCGGCTGCCTGCTGCTGTTCCTCAACCTGTCGATGTACACGCTGAGCCTGTTCTTCGGCTGGGCGGTGATCGGCATGATCGTTTACGCCTTGTACGGCTACCGCAAGAGCGATCTGGCCCCGGGCCGTTCGCCGCCGGCCGACAAGCCCGTGCTCGAGCCGCACCCGACCTTCCACGAAGGTCCGGATCCGGGCCCGTAA
- a CDS encoding cupin domain-containing protein, whose protein sequence is MPQPISPAAEAERLDEYWSPRVLAEVDDAYIKVAKVKGTLAWHAHADEDELFYVLSGRLKIELEGDESVELGPGEMYVVPKGVRHNPVADEECRLLLIERKTTLHTGDVVTEMTRSIAEQLGASPP, encoded by the coding sequence ATGCCGCAACCCATTTCCCCCGCCGCCGAGGCCGAACGCCTGGACGAATACTGGTCCCCACGCGTGCTGGCCGAAGTCGACGACGCCTATATCAAGGTCGCCAAGGTCAAGGGCACGCTGGCCTGGCATGCGCATGCCGACGAGGACGAATTGTTCTACGTGCTCTCCGGGCGGTTGAAGATCGAGTTGGAAGGCGACGAGTCGGTGGAGCTCGGCCCGGGCGAAATGTATGTCGTGCCCAAGGGGGTGCGCCATAACCCGGTAGCGGATGAGGAATGCCGCTTGTTGCTGATCGAGCGCAAGACCACGCTGCATACCGGCGATGTGGTCACCGAGATGACGCGAAGCATCGCCGAACAGCTCGGTGCTTCCCCACCCTGA
- a CDS encoding methylthioribulose 1-phosphate dehydratase — translation MSDALPYDTHRLRELAGEIIVNVRELSALGWTPATSSNFSRRLDERHAAITVSGRDKGRLTEADIMVVDWDGQAAGSDHRPSAETLLHTQLYRRFPEIGCVLHTHSPTQTIASRLYAGAGHVHLEGYELLKAFAGNTTHEVAIDVPVFPNTQDMPTLAAQVDALLDKQCMWGYLIDGHGLYAWGGDMAEARRHLEAFEFLLGCELELRKLAPRH, via the coding sequence ATGAGCGACGCCCTGCCCTACGACACTCACCGCCTGCGCGAGCTGGCCGGCGAGATCATCGTCAACGTGCGCGAACTGTCCGCGCTGGGCTGGACGCCGGCGACCAGCAGCAATTTCTCGCGCCGGCTGGACGAGCGCCATGCCGCGATCACCGTATCCGGACGCGACAAGGGCCGGCTGACCGAGGCCGACATCATGGTCGTGGACTGGGACGGCCAGGCCGCCGGCAGCGACCACCGCCCGTCCGCCGAAACCCTGCTGCATACCCAGCTCTATCGCCGCTTCCCGGAAATCGGCTGCGTACTGCATACGCATTCGCCCACCCAGACCATCGCCTCGCGCCTGTACGCGGGCGCGGGCCACGTGCACCTGGAAGGCTACGAGCTGCTGAAGGCGTTCGCCGGCAACACCACGCATGAAGTGGCCATCGACGTGCCGGTGTTCCCCAACACCCAGGACATGCCGACCCTCGCCGCCCAGGTCGATGCCCTGCTCGACAAGCAGTGCATGTGGGGCTATCTGATCGACGGCCACGGCCTCTACGCCTGGGGCGGCGACATGGCCGAGGCCCGCCGCCACTTGGAAGCCTTCGAATTCCTGCTGGGCTGCGAGCTGGAATTGCGCAAACTCGCCCCCAGACACTGA
- a CDS encoding 1,2-dihydroxy-3-keto-5-methylthiopentene dioxygenase gives MSRLRIFADDAPDTPQFSSSDGGDIARELQKIGVTFERWQAAQPIQPGATPEEVMAAYKTDIDRLVKQHGFKTVDVVSIAPDNPNRAEMRKKFLDEHFHKEDEVRFFVAGSGLFTLHVGGKVYEIECVKDDLIAVPDGTTHWFDMGPEPSFVAIRFFTEPDGWVGHFTGTDIAQKFPRYEKGGAR, from the coding sequence ATGAGCCGACTCCGCATTTTCGCCGACGACGCCCCCGACACCCCGCAGTTCAGCAGCAGCGATGGCGGCGACATCGCGCGCGAGCTGCAGAAGATCGGCGTGACCTTCGAGCGTTGGCAGGCCGCGCAGCCGATCCAGCCCGGCGCCACGCCCGAAGAAGTGATGGCCGCATACAAGACCGACATCGACCGGCTGGTGAAGCAGCACGGCTTCAAGACGGTCGACGTGGTCAGCATCGCGCCGGACAACCCCAACCGTGCCGAGATGCGCAAGAAATTCCTCGACGAACACTTCCACAAGGAAGACGAAGTGCGCTTCTTCGTCGCCGGCTCCGGCCTGTTCACGTTGCACGTGGGCGGCAAGGTGTACGAGATCGAATGCGTCAAGGACGACCTGATCGCCGTGCCGGACGGCACCACGCACTGGTTCGACATGGGGCCGGAACCGAGCTTCGTCGCGATCCGCTTCTTCACCGAGCCGGACGGATGGGTGGGCCATTTCACCGGCACCGATATCGCTCAGAAATTTCCGCGTTACGAAAAGGGTGGAGCCCGATAG
- the mtnC gene encoding acireductone synthase, translated as MTKPLILTDIEGTTSSISFVKDVLFPYARDALPDFVRDHHDDPDVRRWLDAVAIENGGICTDEVIVETLQGWIDQDRKHTALKALQGMIWQDGYLSADFVAPVYPDAARMLKRWHGDGHALAVYSSGSVAAQKLLFGHTDAGDFLPLFSAFFDTEVGHKRDAASYRNIAQRLDRAPGEIVFLSDVVEELDAAREAGLRTVLIDRREDYPQPRTGEAAHGHPRAEDFSGVRPDPA; from the coding sequence ATGACCAAGCCCCTGATCCTCACCGACATCGAAGGCACCACCAGCAGCATCTCCTTCGTCAAGGACGTGCTGTTTCCGTATGCCCGCGACGCGCTGCCGGACTTCGTCCGCGATCATCACGACGATCCCGACGTGCGTCGTTGGCTCGACGCCGTGGCCATCGAAAACGGCGGCATCTGCACCGACGAAGTCATCGTCGAAACGCTACAGGGCTGGATCGACCAGGACCGCAAGCACACCGCGCTGAAGGCCCTGCAGGGCATGATCTGGCAGGACGGCTACCTCAGCGCCGATTTCGTCGCACCGGTGTATCCGGACGCGGCGCGCATGCTCAAGCGTTGGCATGGCGACGGGCATGCGCTGGCGGTGTATTCGTCCGGTTCCGTGGCGGCGCAAAAGCTGCTGTTCGGCCATACCGACGCCGGCGACTTCCTGCCGTTGTTCTCGGCCTTCTTCGACACCGAAGTCGGGCACAAGCGCGATGCCGCCAGCTACCGCAACATCGCCCAGCGCCTGGACCGCGCGCCCGGCGAGATCGTTTTCCTGTCCGACGTGGTGGAAGAACTGGATGCCGCACGCGAAGCGGGCCTGCGCACGGTGCTGATCGACCGTCGCGAAGATTATCCGCAACCGCGCACCGGCGAGGCTGCCCACGGCCATCCGCGCGCCGAGGACTTCTCGGGCGTCCGCCCGGATCCGGCGTGA
- a CDS encoding C13 family peptidase has product MRFAALIGLLLLSTALAADQPKPVDAVEPGQTLAERDRALLDRDFAALAPQRAGKPDLYVVGFAGDGEENVFRNEVVYLRSLFERRFGARGHVLTLINHPDSLGKSPAALATYDNLYDALARIGKLMDREQDLLLLYLTMHGTEDHELALQLQPVLEDWLTPEDLRQALDDAGIRNRVVVISACYSGGFVPALRSPDTLLLTAARADRASFGCGSESEATYFGRAWLIDGLNRTTSFVAAYDIASKSIAQRERREDFEPSLPQVDVGERIGKRLQAWESDLAPGKPVPYPYPAVNRKRKAPTL; this is encoded by the coding sequence ATGCGCTTCGCAGCGCTCATAGGCCTGTTGCTGCTGTCGACCGCCCTGGCCGCCGACCAGCCCAAGCCTGTCGACGCCGTCGAACCCGGGCAGACGCTCGCCGAGCGCGACCGGGCGCTGCTCGACCGCGACTTCGCCGCGCTGGCGCCGCAACGCGCCGGCAAGCCTGATCTCTACGTCGTCGGCTTCGCCGGCGACGGCGAAGAGAACGTTTTCCGCAACGAGGTGGTCTACTTGAGATCGCTGTTCGAGCGGCGTTTCGGCGCGCGGGGCCATGTGCTCACGCTGATCAACCATCCCGACAGCCTGGGCAAGTCGCCTGCGGCCTTGGCCACCTACGACAATCTTTACGACGCGCTGGCGCGGATCGGCAAGCTCATGGATCGCGAGCAGGACCTGTTGCTGCTCTACCTGACCATGCACGGCACCGAAGACCACGAACTGGCCCTGCAGTTGCAGCCCGTGCTGGAAGACTGGCTGACGCCCGAAGACCTGCGCCAGGCGCTCGACGACGCCGGCATCCGTAACCGCGTCGTGGTGATTTCCGCCTGCTACTCGGGCGGATTCGTGCCCGCCTTGCGCAGCCCCGACACGCTGCTGCTGACCGCCGCGCGCGCCGACCGCGCTTCGTTCGGTTGCGGCAGCGAATCGGAGGCCACTTATTTCGGGCGCGCCTGGCTGATCGACGGCCTCAACCGCACCACCAGCTTCGTCGCCGCGTACGACATCGCCAGCAAATCGATCGCGCAACGCGAGCGCCGTGAGGATTTCGAGCCGTCGCTGCCGCAGGTCGACGTCGGCGAGCGCATCGGCAAGCGCCTGCAGGCCTGGGAATCGGATCTGGCGCCGGGAAAACCCGTGCCTTATCCCTACCCCGCGGTCAACCGCAAACGTAAAGCCCCCACTTTGTAG
- a CDS encoding YdeI/OmpD-associated family protein: protein MTGVSTSPSARSIEQPIKIFKNAAAWEKWLLAHAGSPGVWLKIAKKGVGVASVTIEEAIDVALCHGWIDGLRRGCDERHFLQRFTPRRKQSLWSKINVAKAEKLIAAGRMGAGGQREIDAAKADGRWAVAYDSARSMPVPDELAAALAKNKKAKAFFDQIDRTNRYAFCWRVQTAKKPETRAARVEKFVAMLAKGEKIHG, encoded by the coding sequence ATGACGGGCGTGAGCACGTCTCCCTCTGCGCGGTCCATCGAGCAGCCGATCAAGATTTTCAAGAACGCGGCCGCTTGGGAGAAGTGGTTGTTGGCGCATGCCGGCAGTCCCGGGGTTTGGTTGAAGATCGCCAAGAAAGGCGTCGGCGTCGCTTCGGTGACGATCGAAGAGGCGATCGATGTGGCGTTGTGCCACGGCTGGATCGACGGGCTCAGGCGCGGATGCGACGAACGGCATTTCCTGCAGCGTTTCACGCCGCGCCGCAAACAAAGCCTGTGGTCCAAGATCAATGTCGCCAAGGCCGAAAAATTGATCGCCGCCGGGCGCATGGGCGCAGGCGGGCAGCGCGAGATCGATGCGGCGAAGGCGGACGGACGTTGGGCGGTCGCCTACGACTCGGCGCGCAGCATGCCGGTGCCGGACGAGCTCGCAGCCGCGCTGGCCAAGAACAAGAAGGCCAAGGCTTTCTTCGACCAAATCGACAGGACCAATCGCTACGCGTTCTGCTGGCGCGTGCAGACCGCGAAGAAACCGGAAACGCGCGCGGCGCGGGTCGAAAAGTTCGTGGCGATGCTGGCCAAGGGCGAAAAAATCCACGGATAA
- a CDS encoding calcineurin-like phosphoesterase C-terminal domain-containing protein encodes MKAPIFCTVLLLAVSLPAAAETPSCGAGAVFEDANGNGRREPDEAGLGGIQVSDGVDIVETDSSGRYNGLDGGGSRTVFVIKPAGFVAAVRADGLPDVWRNPPSGAGSQLKYGGIRPVPGLCRDFALRREAKRRPGLDALLFGDPQPKSAADVDYYRRDIVAPIAGRRSAQLGLSLGDIVDDDLSLYPAMNRVTATLRIPWLHVPGNHDLDLDAASDEDSLLTFRNSFGPDTFAWEEPEAIFVGLDDVVYQPDRKPAYIGGLREGQFAFLESYLRTVAKDRLLVIAAHIPFFDAGKPGKPSFRVADRERLFALLKDFPHVLLLTAHSHTQRHVFHDAADGWRGAAPLHEYNVGAACGAFWSGAKDTAGIPDATMADGTPNGYATLRVENAGRYSLVWHPARDPDDAGIGLHAPKALRRGAWPAWGVYANVYMGRDDSRVQYRIDGGEWKAMDKVEKPDPRLLAENAKDDAAERLRGYDRSPEAEPSPHLWRGALPTDLAAGTHEIEVRAPDAWRGELRARTRYRLQEASP; translated from the coding sequence ATGAAAGCGCCGATATTCTGCACTGTGCTGCTGCTTGCCGTCTCCTTGCCGGCTGCGGCGGAAACGCCTTCCTGCGGTGCCGGCGCCGTATTCGAAGACGCCAACGGCAACGGTCGCCGGGAACCGGACGAGGCGGGGTTGGGCGGCATCCAGGTATCGGACGGTGTCGACATCGTTGAAACCGATTCCAGCGGCCGTTACAACGGGCTCGACGGCGGCGGCTCCCGTACCGTGTTTGTCATAAAACCGGCAGGTTTCGTCGCGGCCGTGCGCGCCGATGGATTACCGGACGTTTGGCGCAATCCGCCGTCCGGCGCCGGTTCGCAGCTGAAATACGGCGGCATCCGGCCCGTGCCGGGACTCTGCCGCGACTTCGCGTTGCGGCGCGAAGCGAAGCGCCGCCCCGGCTTGGACGCGTTGTTGTTCGGCGACCCGCAGCCCAAGTCGGCCGCCGATGTGGATTACTACCGCCGCGACATCGTCGCGCCGATCGCCGGCCGGCGCAGCGCGCAGTTGGGCCTGTCGCTGGGCGATATCGTCGACGACGATCTTTCGCTGTATCCGGCGATGAATCGCGTCACCGCGACGCTGCGGATCCCGTGGCTGCACGTGCCGGGCAACCACGACCTGGATTTGGATGCCGCCAGCGACGAAGACTCGCTGCTCACCTTCCGCAACAGCTTCGGCCCGGACACCTTCGCCTGGGAGGAGCCCGAGGCGATCTTCGTGGGCCTGGACGATGTCGTCTACCAGCCGGACCGGAAGCCGGCCTACATCGGCGGCCTGCGCGAGGGACAGTTCGCTTTCCTCGAATCGTATTTGCGCACGGTGGCCAAGGACCGATTGCTCGTGATCGCCGCGCATATCCCGTTTTTCGACGCCGGCAAGCCGGGCAAACCGTCGTTCCGCGTTGCCGATCGCGAGCGCCTGTTCGCGCTTCTGAAGGATTTTCCGCACGTGCTGCTGTTGACCGCGCACAGCCATACGCAGCGGCATGTCTTCCACGATGCGGCCGACGGCTGGCGCGGCGCCGCCCCCTTGCACGAATACAACGTCGGCGCCGCCTGCGGCGCGTTCTGGAGCGGCGCCAAGGACACGGCCGGCATCCCGGATGCGACCATGGCCGACGGCACGCCGAACGGCTATGCGACGCTGCGAGTGGAAAATGCGGGCCGTTACTCCTTGGTCTGGCATCCGGCGCGCGATCCGGACGATGCCGGCATCGGCCTGCATGCGCCCAAAGCCTTGCGCCGCGGCGCGTGGCCGGCCTGGGGCGTCTACGCCAACGTCTACATGGGGCGCGACGACAGCCGCGTGCAGTACCGCATCGACGGAGGCGAATGGAAAGCGATGGACAAGGTCGAAAAACCCGATCCGCGCCTGCTGGCCGAAAATGCGAAAGACGACGCAGCCGAACGTCTGCGCGGTTACGACCGTTCGCCGGAAGCCGAGCCGTCGCCGCACCTGTGGCGCGGGGCGTTGCCGACCGATCTGGCGGCGGGCACGCACGAAATAGAAGTGCGCGCGCCGGATGCGTGGCGCGGCGAGTTGCGGGCGCGCACGCGCTACCGTCTGCAGGAAGCATCGCCATGA
- a CDS encoding sensor domain-containing diguanylate cyclase, protein MALLFLLCHGSWAQAQPALELVDGVSQTSLAEYTQYRHDTNASDDTASAFRRLAAGEFAPLPDGRHEFGFRDGAYWFHVSLVNRNAREPRWLLVQRYALSDYIDVYVRYPDGRIAHQAGGDALPFESRGIGYRHPNFWLDLPADERVDLLVRVQSQSSMQVPLDLYTPTAFIDLSRDAQLAIGIYYGILTALFFYNLVLWLTLRDPSYFWYLFHITAFGMVLFTLNGLGFEYLWPNSPWLADKSVPLSICLALIGMLQFARTFLELPQRWRLGNNGTLALIAFFALLAAAALELPYRISIQIATKAVLFGVAWIAIVTIVVLRRGYASAWLFFAAWALFLLGTTSFTLVAFGILQKTFYTEYGVQIGSALEMLLLSIALGRRYSSLRSENERIVGEANLRLERKVAQRTQELRGTLAQLEDAHSRLRDSSRRDGLTGLYNRTHFREAFEALLLDSRKDGRSLSLLMIDLDHFKNINDQYGHLVGDDCLRWAAHVIGDTLRPHKALLARYGGEEFIVGLPGHDLASAAAVGETLRRQLQQEPCAVRGHQIRMSASIGVHAVQPTKDVASSIDAALMAADLALYSAKAKGRDRVCTSNPALAPM, encoded by the coding sequence ATGGCGCTGCTTTTCCTGCTGTGCCACGGGTCCTGGGCGCAAGCCCAACCGGCGCTCGAACTGGTCGATGGCGTTTCCCAGACATCGTTGGCGGAATACACGCAATACCGCCACGACACCAACGCCAGCGACGACACCGCCAGCGCCTTCCGCAGGCTCGCTGCGGGCGAATTCGCGCCGCTGCCGGACGGCCGGCACGAATTCGGCTTCCGGGACGGCGCCTACTGGTTCCATGTTTCCCTCGTCAACCGCAACGCGCGCGAGCCGCGCTGGCTGCTGGTGCAGCGCTACGCGTTGAGCGATTACATCGACGTCTACGTGCGCTATCCGGACGGCCGCATCGCCCATCAGGCCGGCGGCGACGCCCTGCCTTTCGAATCGCGCGGCATCGGCTACCGGCACCCCAATTTCTGGCTGGACCTGCCGGCCGACGAACGCGTGGACCTGCTGGTGCGCGTGCAGAGCCAGAGTTCGATGCAGGTGCCGCTGGACCTGTATACGCCCACCGCCTTCATCGACCTCTCGCGCGATGCGCAGCTGGCCATCGGCATCTACTACGGCATCCTCACCGCGTTGTTTTTCTACAACCTGGTGCTGTGGCTGACGCTGCGCGACCCGAGCTATTTCTGGTACCTGTTCCATATCACCGCTTTCGGCATGGTGCTGTTCACGCTGAACGGACTGGGCTTCGAATACCTATGGCCCAACTCGCCGTGGCTGGCCGACAAGTCGGTGCCGCTGTCGATCTGCCTGGCGCTGATCGGCATGCTGCAGTTCGCACGCACCTTCCTCGAGCTGCCGCAGCGATGGCGCCTGGGCAACAACGGCACGCTGGCGCTGATCGCGTTCTTCGCCCTGCTTGCGGCCGCGGCGCTGGAGTTGCCTTACCGGATCTCGATCCAGATCGCCACCAAGGCGGTCCTGTTCGGGGTGGCCTGGATCGCGATCGTGACCATCGTCGTCCTGCGCCGCGGCTACGCTTCGGCGTGGCTGTTCTTCGCGGCCTGGGCGCTGTTCCTGTTGGGCACCACGAGTTTCACGCTGGTCGCGTTCGGCATCCTGCAGAAGACCTTCTACACCGAATACGGCGTGCAGATAGGCTCGGCCCTGGAAATGCTGCTGCTGTCGATCGCGCTCGGCCGCCGCTATTCGTCGCTGCGCAGCGAGAACGAGCGCATCGTCGGCGAAGCCAACCTGCGCCTGGAGCGCAAGGTCGCCCAGCGCACCCAGGAGCTGCGCGGCACGCTCGCGCAGCTGGAGGACGCGCATAGCCGTTTGCGCGATTCCAGCCGCCGCGACGGGCTCACCGGGCTCTACAACCGCACCCATTTCCGCGAGGCCTTCGAGGCCTTGCTGCTGGACAGCCGCAAAGACGGCCGGTCGCTGTCCCTGCTGATGATCGACCTGGATCATTTCAAGAACATCAACGACCAGTACGGCCATCTCGTGGGCGACGACTGCCTGCGCTGGGCCGCGCACGTCATCGGCGACACACTTCGGCCGCACAAGGCGCTGCTGGCGCGTTACGGCGGCGAGGAATTCATCGTCGGCCTGCCCGGCCACGACCTGGCGTCCGCCGCGGCAGTCGGCGAAACGCTGCGCCGGCAACTGCAACAGGAGCCGTGCGCGGTGCGCGGCCATCAGATCCGCATGTCGGCGAGCATCGGCGTGCATGCCGTGCAGCCCACCAAGGACGTCGCGAGCAGCATCGACGCGGCGCTGATGGCGGCCGACCTGGCGCTGTATTCGGCCAAGGCCAAAGGCCGCGACCGGGTATGCACTTCGAATCCGGCGCTGGCGCCGATGTGA
- the hisIE gene encoding bifunctional phosphoribosyl-AMP cyclohydrolase/phosphoribosyl-ATP diphosphatase HisIE, whose translation MKIEEIEKLAWSRSPDAREGGLLPAIVQDAGDQRVLMLGYMSREALHATLESGWVTFYSRSRAQLWTKGETSGHRLAFVSVAADCDGDTLLVQARPLGPTCHLGRDSCFADAPAAALAGLDAVIAQRERDRPAGSYTTRLFEQGALRVAQKVGEEGVETALAGAAQGDEKLLGEAADLVYHLLVLLRLRGLGLAELGEVLRSRSN comes from the coding sequence ATGAAGATTGAGGAAATCGAAAAACTGGCCTGGTCGCGCTCGCCCGATGCCCGCGAAGGCGGCTTGTTGCCCGCGATCGTGCAGGATGCAGGCGATCAGCGCGTACTGATGCTCGGTTATATGTCGCGCGAGGCGCTACACGCGACGCTGGAAAGCGGCTGGGTGACGTTCTACAGTCGCAGCAGGGCGCAGTTGTGGACCAAGGGCGAGACTTCGGGCCATCGTCTCGCGTTCGTTTCGGTCGCGGCCGATTGCGACGGCGACACGCTGCTGGTGCAGGCGCGGCCGCTCGGCCCGACTTGCCATCTGGGCCGCGACAGTTGTTTCGCGGATGCGCCCGCCGCGGCTCTCGCGGGGCTCGATGCCGTCATCGCGCAGCGCGAGCGCGATCGGCCTGCGGGCAGCTATACGACGCGCCTGTTCGAACAAGGTGCGTTGCGGGTAGCGCAGAAGGTCGGCGAAGAGGGCGTGGAGACCGCATTGGCCGGCGCAGCGCAGGGCGACGAAAAGCTGCTCGGCGAAGCGGCGGATCTGGTGTACCACTTGCTGGTGCTGCTGCGATTGCGAGGCCTTGGGCTGGCGGAACTGGGCGAAGTGCTTCGTAGCCGTAGCAACTGA
- the hisF gene encoding imidazole glycerol phosphate synthase subunit HisF, producing the protein MLSRRIIPCLDVRDGRVVKGVRFRDHVDMGDIVALAARYRDAGADELVFYDIGASPQGRSVDAGWVERVARVLDIPFCVAGGIADIASARRVLLAGADKISVNTPALERPALIAELADAFGVQCVVVGIDSQRETDGEWRVRSHTGDPACMRAPGRRTLDWAIEAQRLGAGEIVLNCMSSDGVRNGYDIAQLKALRAVCGVPLVASGGAGAPAHFAEAFREADVDGALAASVFHSGDIAIPALKSFLRGQGIEVRHED; encoded by the coding sequence ATGCTGAGCCGGCGCATCATCCCGTGCCTGGACGTGCGCGACGGGCGCGTGGTGAAAGGCGTGCGTTTCCGCGACCACGTTGACATGGGCGACATCGTCGCGCTCGCCGCCCGTTATCGGGATGCCGGCGCCGACGAACTGGTGTTCTACGACATCGGCGCGAGTCCGCAGGGGCGCAGCGTCGATGCCGGTTGGGTCGAGCGCGTCGCGCGGGTGCTGGACATTCCGTTCTGCGTGGCCGGCGGCATCGCCGATATCGCTTCGGCCAGGCGCGTACTGCTGGCCGGCGCGGACAAGATCTCGGTCAACACGCCGGCATTGGAACGGCCGGCGCTGATCGCCGAGCTCGCCGACGCCTTCGGCGTGCAATGCGTGGTGGTCGGCATCGACTCGCAGCGCGAAACGGACGGCGAATGGCGCGTGCGCAGCCATACCGGCGACCCCGCGTGCATGCGCGCGCCGGGCCGGCGCACGTTGGATTGGGCGATAGAAGCGCAGCGCCTGGGCGCCGGCGAAATCGTGCTCAACTGCATGTCCAGCGACGGTGTTCGCAACGGCTACGACATCGCGCAACTGAAGGCCTTGCGGGCGGTCTGCGGCGTGCCGCTGGTCGCTTCCGGCGGCGCCGGCGCGCCGGCGCATTTCGCCGAAGCCTTTCGCGAGGCCGACGTGGACGGCGCGCTGGCGGCCAGCGTGTTCCATTCCGGCGACATCGCCATTCCGGCGTTGAAGTCGTTCCTGCGCGGGCAGGGCATCGAGGTGCGCCATGAAGATTGA